One stretch of Micromonospora cremea DNA includes these proteins:
- a CDS encoding UPF0158 family protein — translation MLDVRHLDLEEIATALQDQSASEYRWLIDPASGEIMMWTADGGIDGKTPVDLDELDLVPIEAVPSYVWHRDMADFAEQVSDEQAGRRLLRAIQGRGAFRRFKDELHEEYPHLLNAWYAFHHARATRRAIDWLLDNSLIDDAAASSCRTECPDPDVP, via the coding sequence ATGCTCGACGTACGCCACCTCGATCTCGAGGAGATCGCCACGGCGCTGCAGGACCAGAGCGCGTCCGAGTACCGCTGGCTCATCGATCCGGCCAGCGGAGAAATCATGATGTGGACGGCCGACGGCGGTATCGACGGGAAGACGCCCGTGGACCTCGACGAACTCGACCTGGTCCCCATCGAGGCGGTGCCGTCCTACGTCTGGCACCGCGACATGGCCGACTTCGCCGAGCAGGTCAGCGACGAGCAGGCGGGACGCCGGCTCCTGCGGGCCATCCAGGGCAGGGGCGCCTTCCGGCGGTTCAAGGACGAACTGCATGAGGAGTATCCGCATCTGCTGAACGCTTGGTACGCCTTCCACCATGCCCGGGCAACCCGCCGGGCCATCGACTGGCTCCTCGACAACTCCCTCATCGATGACGCCGCCGCGAGCAGCTGTCGGACCGAGTGCCCCGACCCCGACGTGCCGTGA
- a CDS encoding GIY-YIG nuclease family protein, whose product MDYRAANVRAGYVYVISNIGAFGEHMVKIGMTRRLDPLDRVRELSDASVPFNFDVHALFFSDDAVGIETQMHTCLADRRVNLVNQRREFFRVTPKEAKTHLLDLAGSLLQYEELPEALEYRQSISGER is encoded by the coding sequence GTGGACTATCGGGCCGCGAACGTGCGCGCCGGGTACGTCTACGTGATCTCCAACATCGGGGCGTTCGGCGAGCACATGGTGAAGATCGGAATGACCCGACGCCTCGACCCGCTCGACCGGGTGCGAGAGCTCAGCGACGCCTCGGTGCCGTTCAACTTCGACGTGCACGCTCTGTTCTTCTCCGACGACGCCGTCGGCATCGAGACCCAGATGCACACCTGCCTGGCGGACCGTCGCGTGAACCTTGTCAACCAGCGCCGCGAGTTCTTCCGCGTCACCCCCAAGGAGGCCAAGACGCACCTGCTCGATCTGGCAGGGAGCCTCCTGCAGTACGAGGAGCTGCCTGAGGCCCTGGAGTATCGGCAGAGCATCTCCGGCGAGCGCTGA
- a CDS encoding NucA/NucB deoxyribonuclease domain-containing protein: MLAPAAQAVRLVVVAPVAAAGTSWVVVAISGIGIGLALGALLEILFPGEIGIHGLLEYAIHHDTDFDTFDNWGRGRGRVVQQLEDLRGGDQDDEAGGRPEQHPLRVDRRGGRAAQADHRRRVHGPARRSGHGRVRRQRRRLRPRRCELQPQADAEDRGPHCDRHGRRRLPATPGRAQWFYPARSKYGNAAKTAGYNHKWYDVRPEFQTNLCTGRAAGLACDEFPFWVTNQAVNLSGLVADVQPVPGTESSPQGNDISGFYRKCDGDDGERFIVLPVKPWVAANGRSFGFTVSQGGASLCMTPEAPAAP; encoded by the coding sequence GTGCTGGCGCCTGCGGCGCAGGCGGTGCGGCTCGTTGTGGTCGCGCCCGTTGCCGCCGCCGGCACCTCCTGGGTCGTCGTCGCGATCTCGGGGATCGGCATCGGACTGGCGCTGGGGGCCCTGCTCGAGATTCTCTTCCCCGGGGAGATCGGCATTCACGGCCTTCTCGAATACGCGATCCATCACGACACCGACTTCGACACGTTCGACAACTGGGGGCGCGGACGAGGGCGAGTGGTACAACAGCTTGAAGATCTACGCGGAGGTGATCAAGACGACGAAGCTGGTGGCCGACCGGAACAACATCCCCTTCGCGTGGACCGACGCGGAGGACGCGCGGCTCAAGCGGATCATCGACGCCGCGTGCACGGCCCAGCGCGGCGCTCAGGGCACGGCCGGGTGCGACGACAACGTCGCCGTCTACGTCCCCGGCGGTGTGAACTACAACCTCAAGCCGATGCCGAAGACCGGGGCCCACATTGTGACCGCCATGGGCGACGGAGGCTTCCCGCAACCCCCGGGCGGGCCCAGTGGTTCTACCCGGCACGCAGCAAGTATGGCAATGCCGCCAAGACCGCCGGCTACAACCACAAGTGGTACGACGTGCGGCCGGAGTTCCAGACGAACTTGTGCACCGGGCGTGCGGCCGGGTTGGCCTGCGACGAGTTCCCGTTCTGGGTGACGAACCAGGCGGTCAACCTGTCCGGCTTGGTCGCTGACGTGCAGCCGGTGCCAGGAACGGAGTCGTCACCGCAAGGCAATGACATCTCCGGGTTCTACCGCAAATGCGACGGGGACGACGGTGAGCGGTTCATCGTGCTGCCGGTGAAGCCGTGGGTCGCGGCGAACGGGCGGAGCTTCGGGTTCACGGTCAGCCAGGGCGGGGCCAGCCTGTGCATGACCCCCGAGGCGCCGGCAGCTCCGTGA